In Lapillicoccus jejuensis, the DNA window GCCCGGCGACGAGGGCGGGGCCCTCGAGCAGCGTCACCGCGGACCCGGCGTGGTTGGCGCGGGTCCACCGCGTCGTCCCGCCGGGCGGCGCGCCGTCGAGGACGCGGCGGGCGGCGAGCGCCCCCAGCGCGGCCAGCACCCCGCCGGCGACCCGGCGCCGGGGACCGGGCGGGAGCGCCGTGGTCACGAGGTGGACGGCACGTCGGACTTCGCGTCCGACGAGATGCCGTAGTGCCCCGTGGTGCCCTTGAGGTCGGCGGCGGCGGCCAGCACCAGCAGCCCGGCCCCGGTCACCGAGTCGGCGTGGTCGACGGTCGTCACGGTGGCCGCCTCCTGCTTGTCGGCGCGCACGCTCGTGACGAGCGAGGTCGTCACGTCCTGCCCGACCGCGGTGCTCGGTGACCCGGTGGCCACCAGCGCGCCCTCGGCGTCGGCGTCGAGCCGGGTCAGCAGGGTGCTCATCGTCGCCACCTGGGCGGCGACGGAGTCCTTGGTGCCGGACAGCGGGCCGCCGAGCAGGACGGCGTACTGGGCCCGGGCGGGGGCGTCGTCGCTGAGGTCGATGAGCCCCGCCTTGGTCAGCACCTGCAGGGCGGCGACCGACCCGGACGGCGCCGCCGGGGCGCCGTCCTTGCCGCGGACGAGGGTGCGGGCGAGGACCTGCGCGACGACGGCGTCGCCGTCGTCGCCGGACGTCGTCCCGAGCAGCGCGGACGCCTGCGCGCCGGCGGTGAGCCGGGCGGCGGCCGAGTCGGGGCTGCGGAAGGCGTCGGAGAGCGTGACGACGGTGGTCACCGTCGCCCCGGCCTGCTCGAGGGCGGTGCGGGTCACCTCCGAGAACTGCCCCGCGGTGTCGCTCGTGACGACGAGGACGACGGTGACGTCCTTGAGCCGGCCGGCGAGCGCGGTCGGGGCGACGGCGGCGGCGTAGTCGTTGCCCTGGGTGACGCTGCGCCCGGCGTCGTCGAGCTCGGTGCGCAGCTGGTCCTTCTCCTGGCGCAGCTGGGAGACCTGGTCCGACAGCTGGGTGCCGATGCTGCCCTGCAGGGGGCCGGCGCCGAGGACGATCCCGACTGCGAGGGCCACGAAGATCGAGACGATGGAGACGAGGTGGTAGCGGAAGTCGATCACGTGAAGAGGCCCGTCACCCAGGAGGTCAGGTCGTCCCAGCGCGCCCAGGCCACCTGGAGCAGCACCTGCCCTCCGGGGGTCGACTGCAGCGCGGCGAGCAGGGCGAGCAACGCGACCCCGAGCGCGCCGAAGAGCGACACCCCGGAGATCCGCGACCGGTAGAGCCGGTTGACGCCCTTGGCGTCGACGAGCTTGCCACCGACGCGCAGCCGGGTGAGGAAGGTGCTGGCCATGCCGGCCCGGCCCTTGTCGAGGAACTCGACGAGGGTGGCGTGCGTGCCGACGGCGACGATGAGGGTGGCCCCCTTGTCGTCGGCGAGCAGCATCGCGACGTCCTCGCTCGTGCCGGTGGCCGGGAAGACGACCGGCTCGATGCCGAGGTCGCGCACGCGCTCCAGGCCGGGCGCGCGGCCGTCGCGGTAGGCGTGCACGACGACCTCGGCGCCGCAGCGCAGGGCGCGGTCGCTGACCGAGTCCATGTCGCCGACGATGAGGTCGGGCTGGTGGCCGGCCTCGAGCAGGGCGTCGGCGCCGCCGTCGACGCCGAGCAGGACCGGGCGGTACTCGCGGATGTAGTGCCGCAGCGCCTGCAGGTCCTCGAGGTAGTGGTAGCCGCGCACGACGATGAGGGCGTGCCGCCCCTCGAGCCGGGTGCGGATCTCGGGGACGCCGACGCCGTCGAGGAGCAGGTCGCGCTCGCGCTTGAGGTACTCCATCGTGTTGCCGGCGAACGCCTCGAGCTGGACGGCGAGCCCGGCGCGTGCGGCCTCCATCGCCTCGCGCACGGTGTCGGCGTCCTGCCGGGTCCCGGTGGCGGCGACCTGGCCGCGCACGAGCAGGGTGTTGCCCTCGACGACCCCGACGTCGCCCTCCTTGAGCGCCGCCACCGCCTCCTGGCCGACGCCGTCGAGCAGCGGGATCCCCGCGCCGAGGAGGATCTCCGGGCCGAGGTTGGGGTAGCGCCCCGAGATCGACGCGGCCGCGTTGACGACCGCCGCCGGCCGCAGGGCCGCCAGCGCCTCCGCGCTCACCCGGTCGAGGTCGACGTGGTCGATGACCGCGACGTCACCGGGGCGCAGGCGCTTGGTGAGGTTCTTCGTGCGGGCGTCGACGCGGATCGGACCGCCGTGCTGGTGGGGTCCGGGGTCCGCGGAGCGGCGCAACCGTAACGAGAGGGACATCGGTGCTCATCGTGCCATGGTGCGGCGGGCCCTCGCCCGGCCCCGGCGTGGCGCGTCGCCGCCCGTGCGGGCCGCGGCCGCCTGCGCCACGAGCTCCCGGGCGTGGGCGAGCCCGGCGGCCGAGCCGGGGTCGCCGCCCATCATCCGCGAGAGCTCCGCGAGCCGCTCCTCGTCCTCGACGAGGGCGACCGACGAGGCCGTGACCCGGCCGTCGTCGTCCTTGCGCACGACGAGGTGCCGGTCGGCGAAGGCGGCGACCTGGGCGAGGTGGGTGACGACGACGACCTGGGCCCCGCGGGCCAGCGCGGCGAGCCGGGCGCCGACGTCGATCGCGGCGCGGCCGCCGACCCCCGCGTCCACCTCGTCGAAGACGAAGGTGGGCACGCTCGCCGCGCCGCCGCCCGCGGTGGCGGTGACGACCTCGAGGGCGAGCATGACCCGCGACAGCTCGCCGCCGGACGCGGCCCTGGCGACGCTGCGCGCGGGGGCCCCGGCGTTGGCGGCGAGCAGGATCTCGACCTCGTCGACGCCGTGCCGCCAGGCGCGCACCCGCTCACCGTCGACGAGCAGACCCTCGTCGCCGTCGGGCGGGGGCGCCGTCGTCACCGCGACCTCGACGCGCGCCTTGCCCATGGCCAGGTGCCCCAGCTCGGTGGTCACCCGTCCCGCGAAGTCCCGAGCCGCGGCCAGGCGGGCGGCCCGCAGCCGCGCCGCCCGCTCCCCCAGCCCGGCGCGCAGCTCGGCGGTCCGCGCCTCGAGGGCCTCGACCCGGTCGTCGGCCCCGAGGATCTCCTCGAGGCTCGCCGCGGCCTCGCGGGCCCAGGCGAGGACCTCGTCGACGGTGTCGCCGTAGGCGCGGGTCAGCGCGGCGAGGTCGGCCCGCCGCTGCTGCACCTGCGCCAGCCGGCCCGGGTCGACGTCGACCGACGCCCCGTACGACGCGAGGTCGGTCGAGAGGTCCGCGGCGAGGTAGGCGACCTCGGCGAGCCGCTTCTCCAGGCCGGCGAGCTCCGGGTCGTGCTCCTGCACCGGCGCGAGCGCCGAGCGGGCGGTCGCCAGCAGCTCGAGGACGCCGGCGGCGGCGTCGGAGAAGCCGTCGCCCTCGCCGGTCAGCAGCCCGTGGGCCTGCTCGGCGGCCAGGCGCAGCGTGTCGGCGTGGCCCAGCCGCTCGTCCTCGGCGCGCAGCGCGAGATCCTCCCCGGGCTGCGGGTCGAGCGCCTCGATGCGGTCGAGGCCGGCGCGCAGGGCGTCGACCTCGCGGGCGCGCTCGCGCGCGAGCCGGCGCAGCCGGTCCCGTTCCGCGACGGCCTCGGTCAGGGCGTCGTACGCCGCCGTGTACTCCTCCCGGGCGGTGCGCAGCGCCGGGCCGCCGGCGTCGTCGAGGACCTGGCGGTGCTGGTCGCCCTGGCGCAGCCGCCACTGGTCGGCCTGGCCGTGGACGGCGACGAGCTGCTCGCCCAGCTCGGCGAGGACGCCGACCGGGGCGGAGCGGCCGCCGACGTGGGCGCGGGAGCGCCCCTCGCGGCTGACCGTGCGGGCCAGGACGAGCTCGCCGTCGGTGTCGGCGCCCGCCTCGGCGGCGCGCACGAGTGCCGGGTGGCCGGGGGGCAGCTCGACGAGACCCTCGACGAGCGCGGTGTCGCTCCCGGCGCGCACGAGGCCGGCGTCGGCGCGGGCCCCGAGCAGGAGACCGAGGCCGGAGACGACCATCGTCTTGCCCGCCCCGGTCTCCCCGGTGAGGACGTTGAGGCCGGGGCTGAGGTCCAGCACGGCGTCGTCGATGACGCCGAGGCCGCGCAACCGGATCTGCTGGAACACGGGGCCCAGCCTACGGTCGGGCGGCGACACGCCCCTTGCCGCGCCACCCGGCTGTGGAGAGGTCGAACTTCGCCACCAGCCGGTCGGTGAACGTCGAGGCGTTGAACCGGGCCAGCCGCACGGGCAGCTCGCCGCGGCGCACCTCGATCCGGGCGCCGGGCGGCAGGTCGACCTGGCGCCGCCCGTCGCACCACAGGACGCCGTACCCCTGCGTCCCGGGGACGACCTCGACGGCCAGGTGCGAGCGCGGACCGACGACGAGCGGGCGGGCGAAGAGCGCGTGCGCGCTGTTGGGGACGAGCAGCATCGCCTCGACGTCGGGCCAGACCACGGGTCCGCCCGCGGAGAAGGCGTACGCCGTCGAGCCGGTGGGTGTGGAGATGACGACGCCGTCGCACCCCAGCGTCGACAGCGGGCGGTCGTCGACCTCGACGGTGACCTCGAGCATCCGCTCGCGGGACGCTTTCTCGACGCTGACCTCGTTGAGGGCCCACGAGCCCCAGGCCTCGCGGCCGTCCTCGTGGACGAGCACGTCGAGGGTCATCCGCTCCTCGACGACGTAGCTGCGCTCGAGGATGTGCTCGACGGTCGCGGCGACCTCCTCGCGCTCGGCCTCGGCGAGGAACCCGACGTGGCCGAGGTTGACGCCGAGCAGCGGGGCGTCCGAGCCGCGCGAGCACTCGGCGCCGCGCAGGATCGTCCCGTCGCCGCCGAGGACGACGACGAGCTCGCATCCGTTGGCCGGCTCCACCGGGTCGGACGGCACGACGGGGCCGACGTCGATGCCGGCGAACATCTCCTGCTCGGCGGGCGGGAAGGCCACCTCGACGCCGGAGGCGACGAGCTCCTCGACGACCCCGCGGGCGATGTCGACGACCTCCCGCCGGCGGGGGTGCGCGACGAGCAGGATGCGTCGGGTCACGGGGAGGCCTCCAGGGCGTCGAGGTCGGCGAGGTCGGGCAGCGCGACCGGCGGGTCGTCGGTGCGCGTCGTCACCCACAGTAGGTACTCACGGTTGCCGTCCCCCCCGCGGATCGGGCTGACGGCCAGACCCCGCGGGTGCAGCCCGAGGTCGACCGCCGTGGCCAGTACCCCGCGGACCGCCTCGTGACGCTGCTGGACGGAGGTGACGACCCCCGTGCGGCCCAGGCGCTCGCGGCCCACCTCGAACTGCGGCTTGACGAGGACGACGAGGTCGGCGTCCGGGGCGGCCAGGGCCGCCATCGGCGCCAGCGCCAGGCGCAGCGAGATGAAGGAGAGGTCGGCGACGACGACGCCGTACGGCGCCCCGAGGTCGCCCGGGGCGACGTCGCGGATGTTCGTCCCCGAGCGCTCCTCGACGCGAGGGTCGGCGGCGATCGCGGGGACGAGCTGGCCGTGGCCGACGTCCAGCGCGGTGACGTGCGCGGCCCCCGCCTCGAGCAGGACCTGGGTGAACCCCCCGGTGCTCGCGCCGACGTCGAGGCAGCGCCGCCCGGCGACGGCGAGGCCGTCGGGGCCGAACGCACGCAGGGCCCCCAGCAGCTTGTGGGCCGCGCGCCCGACCCAGGGCTCGGGCTCCCGGGTGAGGCCGACCTCGGCGCCCGGTGGGACGGGCGTCGACGGCTTGCGCTGCACGGTCCCGTCGACGAGGACGACGCCGTCGTCCAGCAGCTCGCGCGCCTGGGCCCGCGACCGGGCCAGCCCGCTGCGCACGAGCCGGGCGTCGAGGCGCTCGGTCACCCGCGGCCGAGGTCCTGCAGCCGCTCCTGCAGCCGCGCGTGGACGCGCTCCCCCGCCCGCGCCTGCGCGTCGAGGTCACCGTCGCGGGCGGCCTGCTCGAGCTCGCCGAGGGCCTCGTCGACCGGCTCGTCCCCGGTGCGGGGGGCGGGCCGGAAGGGCGCCGGGAAGAGCCCGTCCTCGCCCTCGTCGAGGGGCTCGGGGTGGGCCTGGTCGTCCGCGTCGCTCACCCGGGCAGCCTAGCCGCGGGTCACGACCCCGACCCCGAGCCCGTACGGCGCCGCGTGGTCGCCGTCGTCGT includes these proteins:
- the recN gene encoding DNA repair protein RecN, which translates into the protein MFQQIRLRGLGVIDDAVLDLSPGLNVLTGETGAGKTMVVSGLGLLLGARADAGLVRAGSDTALVEGLVELPPGHPALVRAAEAGADTDGELVLARTVSREGRSRAHVGGRSAPVGVLAELGEQLVAVHGQADQWRLRQGDQHRQVLDDAGGPALRTAREEYTAAYDALTEAVAERDRLRRLARERAREVDALRAGLDRIEALDPQPGEDLALRAEDERLGHADTLRLAAEQAHGLLTGEGDGFSDAAAGVLELLATARSALAPVQEHDPELAGLEKRLAEVAYLAADLSTDLASYGASVDVDPGRLAQVQQRRADLAALTRAYGDTVDEVLAWAREAAASLEEILGADDRVEALEARTAELRAGLGERAARLRAARLAAARDFAGRVTTELGHLAMGKARVEVAVTTAPPPDGDEGLLVDGERVRAWRHGVDEVEILLAANAGAPARSVARAASGGELSRVMLALEVVTATAGGGAASVPTFVFDEVDAGVGGRAAIDVGARLAALARGAQVVVVTHLAQVAAFADRHLVVRKDDDGRVTASSVALVEDEERLAELSRMMGGDPGSAAGLAHARELVAQAAAARTGGDAPRRGRARARRTMAR
- the steA gene encoding putative cytokinetic ring protein SteA — encoded protein: MSLSLRLRRSADPGPHQHGGPIRVDARTKNLTKRLRPGDVAVIDHVDLDRVSAEALAALRPAAVVNAAASISGRYPNLGPEILLGAGIPLLDGVGQEAVAALKEGDVGVVEGNTLLVRGQVAATGTRQDADTVREAMEAARAGLAVQLEAFAGNTMEYLKRERDLLLDGVGVPEIRTRLEGRHALIVVRGYHYLEDLQALRHYIREYRPVLLGVDGGADALLEAGHQPDLIVGDMDSVSDRALRCGAEVVVHAYRDGRAPGLERVRDLGIEPVVFPATGTSEDVAMLLADDKGATLIVAVGTHATLVEFLDKGRAGMASTFLTRLRVGGKLVDAKGVNRLYRSRISGVSLFGALGVALLALLAALQSTPGGQVLLQVAWARWDDLTSWVTGLFT
- a CDS encoding TlyA family RNA methyltransferase; this translates as MTERLDARLVRSGLARSRAQARELLDDGVVLVDGTVQRKPSTPVPPGAEVGLTREPEPWVGRAAHKLLGALRAFGPDGLAVAGRRCLDVGASTGGFTQVLLEAGAAHVTALDVGHGQLVPAIAADPRVEERSGTNIRDVAPGDLGAPYGVVVADLSFISLRLALAPMAALAAPDADLVVLVKPQFEVGRERLGRTGVVTSVQQRHEAVRGVLATAVDLGLHPRGLAVSPIRGGDGNREYLLWVTTRTDDPPVALPDLADLDALEASP
- a CDS encoding NAD kinase yields the protein MTRRILLVAHPRRREVVDIARGVVEELVASGVEVAFPPAEQEMFAGIDVGPVVPSDPVEPANGCELVVVLGGDGTILRGAECSRGSDAPLLGVNLGHVGFLAEAEREEVAATVEHILERSYVVEERMTLDVLVHEDGREAWGSWALNEVSVEKASRERMLEVTVEVDDRPLSTLGCDGVVISTPTGSTAYAFSAGGPVVWPDVEAMLLVPNSAHALFARPLVVGPRSHLAVEVVPGTQGYGVLWCDGRRQVDLPPGARIEVRRGELPVRLARFNASTFTDRLVAKFDLSTAGWRGKGRVAARP
- a CDS encoding copper transporter: MIDFRYHLVSIVSIFVALAVGIVLGAGPLQGSIGTQLSDQVSQLRQEKDQLRTELDDAGRSVTQGNDYAAAVAPTALAGRLKDVTVVLVVTSDTAGQFSEVTRTALEQAGATVTTVVTLSDAFRSPDSAAARLTAGAQASALLGTTSGDDGDAVVAQVLARTLVRGKDGAPAAPSGSVAALQVLTKAGLIDLSDDAPARAQYAVLLGGPLSGTKDSVAAQVATMSTLLTRLDADAEGALVATGSPSTAVGQDVTTSLVTSVRADKQEAATVTTVDHADSVTGAGLLVLAAAADLKGTTGHYGISSDAKSDVPSTS